Genomic window (Macrobrachium rosenbergii isolate ZJJX-2024 chromosome 48, ASM4041242v1, whole genome shotgun sequence):
TCGATTAcggtaaatttgaaaatataggCAACGTCAATTAGCTCCAGTTTTTGCAAAGAATCTAAGCTTACATGTTGAATTTGAATTCAGTCTCGTCTATTTGAAATTTATTagtagagaaaaatattaaaattgccaCTTTCTCTCACGTCAGTGGTATGAAGTTTAAGAGAAAACTacaagaaattacattattttgaatgaatttcaaaaattacCTCCTCATAATTTATTCATCCTTGATACCCTTTTTCTAACAGTGTTTAAAATAAGAGCCGATGACCATTTACATACTGATgaagaataaagttttttttctgacCATCAGAAGAGTCAGGAGACCCAGACCAATTTGGGAGAGGACTATGATACGGGAggctggagacgagtggagaCTGTTGGAAGTAAAAGCGCAGGACAGACCTGAGTGGAGGAATATTCTGGgaggttttttttaattcacaaggCGTTGGATACCAAATTTCTTTGGTAGAAATTTTAAATCCTGAGATAAGTTTGTCGAAAGCTGGgtttcaaaatattgttttattatttttctgaaccGGTGACGAACTTcttgaaaaaggtaaaaataaaaaaaatagatcatgctgatttcttttaatattaaaatgaaaactccaGTTTTGATAATTTCTAAAACTCTTTAGACAAAATATATCTCATAATCGAGTACAATAAACACCGAACAAACGCAACGTAGGGTGATGTtgacaaaacaaataacataGGCGTGGGAAAATATTGCAACCGTTTGTTTTCACTGCAAtgaaattcaagaataaaaaaacttcAGTTGTTCAAAGGAAATTATTGTCCTAGGAACTTTTCAGTGGGCGCCAAGGAGGCCTGTTAGCATCAGGGGTTTAAAATACCTATAAATGAACATATGTTTCAGACACATTCCATCAGACATTAAGAAGAATCTTTGATGCAACTTACTAATGTTtcataggctgaggaaatctgaCGAGAAAAACTCGCTTTAGATTTCATTGCCAGACCCCACCCTTCTTGCAGTTTGTGGTATATAAAACGATTCTGGAGGCAGGACAAAGCATCAGTTTCTTCTCGAGACTCGAACAAGATCAACATGGTTGCTAAGGTAAGGAACGAGACATTCTTCCTAAGGAGTTTAGCTAcagtaaaaaaatgtcataaataatcatcatcaacTAGTTGCATACATATGACAAACAAGCTGATAACAAGTCAACGACCACAAGTGGAGAATGAACCTTTGGCCAAATTACTGTCAGGAAAACGAATAAGGCAGTGACTTGTATTCGATctgcttgtgatatgtatgcaataagttgtcgACATGTCTTTACGAAATGCTTTACTGCAGATTGGACGCACCTTTGTGTTATGGGTTTGTGCTTGGGCAATTGTAAATGATATAaacttaattattaaatattctatGTATCAGTAATTTTCAAATGCCATTTCAGGTCATAATCGCTGTCTTGGGCTTAGTCGCCCTCGTGGCAGCCGACAGCTTCGAAAGCTTCGAAAGATACTCTGCCCCAAGGgtgagtattattagtattttttgaattatgatgaaattttatataaaattatggcGTCGAAATATCGAAGCCTCAAAGCACTGAAGACGCAGACTGAAGAttctgattcctttccccctGCAGTTCTCCTCAGGATCCGCCGAGTCCTTCGAGTCCGGTGAGGCTCGTTACAACTTCAACTGGGCCGTCAACCACCCACCCTCCCGCAACGACTTCGGACACCAGGAGCAACGCAATGAAGATGAGACtcagggatcctactacgtccACCTCCCCGACGGTCGCCTGCAGAAGGTCGCCTACCGCGTCGATGGTGGCGAAGGATACGTGGCCGACGTGACCTATTCCGGTGAGGCTCAGTTCCCCGACTCCTTCGAATCCTACGAGTCCCGTGAGGCTCCCAGAAGGTTCTACTATGGGTCCGGCTCCAACGAGTCCAAGTAAATCCTGAGACCGAGTTCCTCACAAAGACACGAGTGAAACCTCCTCTTCTGATCAACTTGCAGTTCAAATGACCTGTATTAGGTTCAATactgttatttactttattatttattaaaaaagcaatgatttgaagactgattttattCAATACCTAGATTGTTCTGTGTACTGCTGTATTGTGctagaaagaatatgaaagtaagTTTCTCTGACCATTTAATG
Coding sequences:
- the LOC136831757 gene encoding pro-resilin-like isoform X1, with the protein product MVAKVIIAVLGLVALVAADSFESFERYSAPRFSSGSAESFESGEARYNFNWAVNHPPSRNDFGHQEQRNEDETQGSYYVHLPDGRLQKVAYRVDGGEGYVADVTYSGEAQFPDSFESYESREAPRRFYYGSGSNESK
- the LOC136831757 gene encoding pro-resilin-like isoform X2; this encodes MVAKVIIALLGLVALVAADSFESFERYSAPRFSSGSAESFESGEARYNFNWAVNHPPSRNDFGHQEQRNEDETQGSYYVHLPDGRLQKVAYRVDGGEGYVADVTYSGEAQFPDSFESYESREAPRRFYYGSGSNESK